One region of Streptomyces rishiriensis genomic DNA includes:
- a CDS encoding sigma-70 family RNA polymerase sigma factor, whose protein sequence is MAVLRRKARRAQGDGAGQGDDPLDAAQERRVRAVLALGGVPQADLPDGVQQVRLRLLERAAKGYETPRDVSAWAAVVASNLAMDWHRAKRRQERLGERLASLRQHEHPSGEDTSVLSLAVAQGLDDLPDAQRQVLVLRFYADLPVRSIAEELGVPEGTVKSRLHTAVRALRARLHEDEVV, encoded by the coding sequence GTGGCTGTGCTGCGCAGAAAAGCCCGGCGCGCCCAGGGGGACGGGGCCGGACAGGGCGACGATCCGCTGGACGCGGCGCAGGAACGCCGGGTGCGGGCGGTGCTCGCGCTGGGCGGGGTGCCGCAGGCGGACCTGCCGGACGGGGTGCAGCAGGTCCGCCTCCGGCTCCTGGAGCGTGCGGCGAAGGGGTACGAGACGCCGCGCGACGTCTCCGCGTGGGCGGCCGTCGTCGCCTCCAACCTCGCCATGGACTGGCATCGCGCCAAACGCCGCCAGGAGCGGCTGGGGGAGCGGCTGGCCTCGCTGCGCCAGCACGAGCACCCCTCCGGCGAGGACACCAGCGTGCTCTCCCTCGCCGTCGCGCAGGGTCTGGACGACCTGCCCGACGCCCAGCGCCAGGTTCTCGTCCTGCGCTTCTACGCCGATCTGCCGGTGCGGTCGATAGCCGAGGAGCTGGGCGTCCCGGAGGGCACGGTCAAGAGCCGCCTGCACACGGCGGTCCGGGCCCTGCGTGCCCGCCTGCACGAAGACGAGGTGGTGTGA
- a CDS encoding aspartate-semialdehyde dehydrogenase encodes MRVGIVGATGQVGTVMRRILKERDFPVTVLRLFASARSAGTVLDGVTVEDAATADYADLDIVLFSAGGATSRALAEKVAAQGPVVIDNSSAWRKDPEVPLVVSEVNPHAIVDRPKGIIANPNCTTMAAMPVLKPLHAEAGLEALVVATYQAVSGSGLAGVAELHGQAQKVVAEADRLTHDGEAVDYPEPQVYKRPIAFNVIPLAGSVVEDGLNETDEEQKLRNESRKILEIPGLKVSGTCVRVPVFSGHSLQVNARFARPISAARATELLGGAPGVALSDIPTPLQAAGKDPSFVGRIREDETVEHGLALFISNDNLRKGAALNAVQIAELVAAELKS; translated from the coding sequence GTGAGGGTCGGAATCGTCGGAGCCACCGGTCAGGTCGGCACGGTCATGCGCAGGATCCTCAAGGAGCGTGACTTCCCCGTCACGGTGCTGCGTCTGTTCGCGTCGGCCCGTTCGGCGGGGACGGTCCTGGACGGCGTGACGGTGGAGGACGCGGCGACGGCCGACTACGCGGACCTCGACATCGTCCTGTTCTCCGCCGGCGGCGCGACCTCGCGGGCGCTGGCCGAGAAGGTCGCCGCGCAGGGCCCGGTCGTGATCGACAACTCGTCGGCGTGGCGCAAGGACCCCGAGGTGCCCCTGGTCGTCTCCGAGGTCAACCCGCACGCGATCGTGGACCGGCCCAAGGGCATCATCGCCAACCCGAACTGCACGACGATGGCCGCGATGCCGGTCCTGAAGCCGCTGCACGCGGAAGCCGGTCTGGAGGCGCTGGTCGTCGCGACGTACCAGGCGGTGTCCGGCTCGGGCCTCGCGGGCGTGGCGGAGCTGCACGGGCAGGCGCAGAAGGTCGTGGCCGAGGCGGACCGGCTGACCCACGACGGCGAGGCGGTCGACTACCCGGAGCCGCAGGTCTACAAGCGTCCCATCGCCTTCAACGTGATCCCGCTCGCGGGTTCGGTCGTCGAGGACGGCCTGAACGAGACCGACGAGGAGCAGAAGCTCCGCAACGAGTCCCGCAAGATCCTGGAGATCCCCGGACTGAAGGTCTCCGGCACCTGTGTGCGGGTCCCGGTCTTCTCCGGCCACTCCCTCCAGGTCAACGCCCGTTTCGCGCGTCCGATCAGCGCCGCGCGCGCGACGGAGCTGCTGGGCGGCGCCCCCGGCGTGGCCCTCAGCGACATCCCGACCCCGTTGCAGGCGGCCGGCAAGGACCCTTCGTTCGTGGGCCGCATCCGTGAGGACGAGACCGTGGAGCACGGCCTCGCCCTGTTCATCTCCAACGACAACCTCCGCAAGGGCGCGGCCCTGAACGCGGTACAGATCGCGGAGCTGGTGGCGGCCGAGCTGAAGAGCTGA
- a CDS encoding DUF1203 domain-containing protein has translation MTTQADTHTVTDPVTRTARPIPPDVLDELRSTDDAGRPAVPLTDEEGGAPLRCCLRRSEPGELIALVSYAPLRRWAAATGADPGAYDEQGPVFVHARACRGPVGESLPFTGSRRTVRRYSAAGRILGGRLVEDPDGFDAAFAEAFGDPEVALVHVRAVEYGCFLYEVRRS, from the coding sequence ATGACGACCCAGGCAGACACCCACACCGTCACCGACCCGGTCACCCGCACCGCGCGGCCCATCCCGCCGGACGTCCTCGACGAGCTGCGCTCCACCGACGACGCGGGTCGTCCGGCCGTTCCCCTGACCGACGAGGAGGGCGGCGCCCCGCTGCGCTGCTGTCTGCGCCGCAGCGAGCCCGGCGAGCTGATCGCGCTGGTCTCGTACGCCCCGCTGCGCCGCTGGGCGGCCGCGACCGGCGCCGACCCCGGCGCGTACGACGAGCAGGGCCCGGTGTTCGTCCACGCGCGCGCGTGCCGGGGGCCGGTCGGGGAGAGCCTGCCGTTCACCGGCTCCCGACGCACCGTGCGCCGCTACTCCGCCGCCGGGCGCATCCTGGGCGGCCGGCTCGTCGAGGACCCGGACGGGTTCGACGCGGCCTTCGCCGAGGCGTTCGGTGATCCCGAGGTCGCCCTCGTCCACGTCCGGGCCGTCGAGTACGGCTGCTTCCTGTACGAGGTGCGCCGGAGCTGA
- the pepN gene encoding aminopeptidase N has protein sequence MPGTNLTREEAQQRAKLLSVDSYEIDLDLSGAQEGGTYRSVTTVRFDVAEGGSESFIDLVAPTVHEVTLNGDTLDAAGLFKDSRIALPGLLEGRNVLRVVADCAYTNTGEGLHRFVDPVDEQAYLYTQFEVPDARRVFASFEQPDLKATFRFTVKAPTGWTVISNSPTPEPKDDVWAFEPTPRISSYITALIVGPYHSVHSVYEKDGQSVPLGIYCRPSLAEFLDSDAIFEVTRQGFDWFQEKFDYAYPFKKYDQLFVPEFNAGAMENAGAVTIRDQYVFRSKVTDAAYELRAETILHELAHMWFGDLVTMEWWNDLWLNESFATYTSIACQAYYPQSRWPHSWTTFANSMKTWAYRQDQLPSTHPIMAEIRDLDDVLVNFDGITYAKGASVLKQLVAYVGMDEFFAGVQAYFKQHAFGNTRLSDLLGALEETSGRDLGTWSQKWLQTAGINILRPEIETDAEGVITSFAIRQEAPALPAGAKGEPTLRPHRIAVGLYGLDATSGKLVRDERVELDIDGELTAVPQLVGKRRANVVLLNDDDLSYAKVRLDEQSLAFVTEHLGDFESSLPRALCWASAWDMTRDGELPTRDYLSLVLSGIGKESDIGVVQSLHRQVKLAIDLYAAPAARETLLTRWTDATLAHLRSSAAGSDHQLAWARAFAATARTPEQIDLLESLLDGGQTIEGLAVDTELRWAFVQRLVAVGTFDEADIAAEYERDKTAAGERHAATARAARPTPEAKAEAWASVVESDELPNAVQEAVIGGFVQTDQRELLAPYTDRYFEVVKGIWDSRSHEIAQQIAVGLYPTVQVSRETLDKTDAWLASAEPNAALRRLVSESRAGVERALKAQAADAQ, from the coding sequence GTGCCTGGCACAAACCTGACTCGCGAAGAGGCACAGCAACGGGCGAAGCTGCTCAGCGTTGACTCTTACGAGATCGATCTCGACCTCTCCGGCGCGCAGGAGGGCGGGACCTACCGGTCCGTCACGACGGTGCGCTTCGACGTCGCGGAGGGGGGCTCGGAGTCCTTCATCGACCTGGTGGCGCCGACCGTCCACGAGGTCACGCTGAACGGTGACACGCTCGACGCGGCGGGGCTCTTCAAGGACTCAAGGATCGCGCTGCCGGGCCTGCTGGAGGGCCGTAACGTCCTGCGGGTCGTCGCCGACTGCGCGTACACCAACACCGGTGAGGGTCTGCACCGGTTCGTCGATCCGGTCGACGAACAGGCCTATCTGTACACGCAGTTCGAGGTGCCGGACGCCCGCCGCGTCTTCGCGTCCTTCGAGCAGCCGGATCTCAAGGCCACCTTCCGGTTCACCGTGAAGGCGCCGACCGGCTGGACCGTCATCTCCAACTCCCCGACGCCCGAGCCCAAGGACGACGTCTGGGCCTTCGAGCCGACCCCGCGGATCTCCAGCTACATCACCGCGCTCATCGTGGGGCCGTACCACAGCGTCCACAGCGTGTACGAGAAGGACGGGCAGTCGGTCCCCCTCGGCATCTACTGCCGGCCCTCCCTCGCCGAGTTCCTCGACTCGGACGCGATCTTCGAGGTCACGCGGCAGGGCTTCGACTGGTTCCAGGAGAAGTTCGACTACGCCTACCCGTTCAAGAAGTACGACCAGCTGTTCGTGCCGGAGTTCAACGCGGGCGCGATGGAGAACGCGGGCGCGGTCACCATCCGGGACCAGTACGTGTTCCGGTCGAAGGTCACCGACGCGGCCTACGAGCTGCGCGCGGAGACGATCCTGCACGAGCTGGCCCACATGTGGTTCGGCGACCTGGTCACCATGGAGTGGTGGAACGACCTGTGGCTGAACGAGTCGTTCGCCACGTACACCTCCATCGCCTGCCAGGCGTACTACCCGCAGTCGCGCTGGCCGCACTCGTGGACGACGTTCGCCAACTCCATGAAGACCTGGGCGTACCGGCAGGACCAGCTGCCGTCCACCCACCCGATCATGGCCGAGATCCGCGACCTGGACGACGTCCTCGTCAACTTCGACGGCATCACCTACGCCAAGGGCGCGTCCGTCCTGAAGCAGCTCGTGGCGTACGTCGGCATGGACGAGTTCTTCGCGGGCGTGCAGGCCTACTTCAAGCAGCACGCGTTCGGCAACACGCGTCTGTCCGACCTGCTCGGCGCGCTGGAGGAGACCTCCGGCCGTGACCTCGGCACCTGGTCGCAGAAGTGGCTCCAGACCGCGGGCATCAACATCCTCCGTCCCGAGATCGAGACGGACGCCGAGGGTGTCATCACGTCCTTCGCGATCCGCCAGGAGGCCCCGGCGCTCCCGGCCGGCGCCAAGGGCGAGCCGACCCTGCGCCCGCACCGCATCGCCGTCGGCCTGTACGGACTCGACGCCACCAGCGGCAAGCTGGTGCGCGACGAGCGCGTGGAGCTGGACATCGACGGCGAGCTGACGGCCGTACCGCAGCTGGTCGGCAAGCGCCGTGCGAACGTCGTCCTGCTCAACGACGACGACCTGTCGTACGCCAAGGTCCGCCTCGACGAGCAGTCGCTCGCCTTCGTCACCGAGCACCTCGGCGACTTCGAGTCCTCCCTGCCGCGCGCCCTGTGCTGGGCGTCCGCCTGGGACATGACCCGGGACGGCGAACTGCCCACCCGCGACTACCTGTCCCTGGTGCTGTCCGGCATCGGCAAGGAGTCCGACATCGGGGTGGTCCAGTCGCTGCACCGCCAGGTCAAGCTCGCCATCGACCTGTACGCCGCCCCGGCCGCCCGCGAGACCCTGCTGACCCGCTGGACGGACGCCACGCTGGCGCACCTGCGGTCCTCGGCGGCGGGCAGCGACCACCAGCTGGCCTGGGCGCGCGCGTTCGCGGCGACCGCCCGCACGCCGGAGCAGATCGACCTCCTGGAGTCGCTGCTCGACGGCGGCCAGACCATCGAGGGCCTGGCCGTCGACACCGAGCTGCGCTGGGCGTTCGTGCAGCGGCTGGTGGCCGTGGGGACCTTCGACGAGGCGGACATCGCCGCCGAGTACGAACGGGACAAGACGGCCGCCGGTGAGCGGCACGCGGCGACCGCGCGGGCCGCCCGGCCGACCCCGGAGGCCAAGGCGGAGGCGTGGGCGTCGGTCGTGGAATCCGACGAGCTGCCGAACGCCGTACAGGAGGCCGTCATCGGCGGCTTCGTCCAGACCGACCAGCGTGAGCTGCTCGCGCCGTACACGGACCGGTACTTCGAGGTCGTCAAGGGCATCTGGGACTCCCGTTCGCACGAGATCGCCCAGCAGATCGCGGTCGGTCTCTACCCGACGGTCCAGGTCTCCCGGGAGACCCTGGATAAGACGGACGCCTGGCTGGCCTCCGCCGAGCCGAACGCGGCCCTGCGCCGCCTCGTCTCCGAGTCCCGCGCGGGCGTGGAACGCGCGCTGAAGGCCCAGGCGGCCGACGCGCAGTAG
- a CDS encoding EamA family transporter — MKRSTTVLLTALAPVSWGTTYAVTTEFLPADRPLFTGLMRALPAGLLLLALGRVLPRGVWWGKAAILGALNIGAFFPLLFLSAYRLPGGMAAVVGSVGPLFVVGLSALLLGQRPAARTVLAGVVAAFGVSLVVLKAAGALDPLGVLAALASTASMSAGTVLTKRWGRPDGVGPLALAGWQLTAGGLLIAPLAFLLEGAPPALDGRAVGGYLYLALANTAVSYWLWFRGIGRLTATQVTFLGPLSPLTAAVVGWAALGQALTPLQLTGMALAFGATVAGQLRAGGTAVRTFAPAAGGAREDRPRTTGPALRR, encoded by the coding sequence ATGAAGAGGTCCACGACCGTCCTGCTGACCGCTCTCGCCCCCGTCTCCTGGGGCACCACCTACGCCGTCACCACCGAGTTCCTGCCCGCTGACCGGCCGCTGTTCACCGGCCTGATGCGGGCCCTGCCCGCCGGGTTGCTGCTGCTCGCCCTCGGCCGGGTCCTGCCGCGCGGCGTCTGGTGGGGGAAGGCCGCGATACTCGGCGCGCTGAACATCGGCGCCTTCTTCCCGCTCCTCTTCCTCTCCGCGTACCGGCTGCCCGGTGGCATGGCGGCGGTCGTCGGCTCGGTCGGGCCGCTGTTCGTCGTCGGTCTCTCGGCGCTGCTGCTGGGGCAGCGGCCGGCCGCCAGGACGGTACTGGCAGGGGTCGTGGCAGCGTTCGGGGTCAGTCTGGTGGTGCTCAAGGCGGCCGGGGCGCTGGACCCGCTCGGCGTGCTCGCGGCGCTCGCGTCCACCGCCTCGATGTCGGCCGGAACGGTGCTCACGAAGCGGTGGGGCCGCCCGGACGGCGTCGGTCCGCTCGCCCTCGCCGGCTGGCAGCTCACGGCGGGCGGCCTGCTCATCGCCCCGCTCGCCTTCCTTCTCGAAGGCGCTCCGCCCGCCCTGGACGGCCGTGCGGTCGGTGGCTACCTCTACCTCGCCCTGGCGAACACGGCGGTCTCGTACTGGCTCTGGTTCCGGGGCATCGGCCGGCTCACCGCGACCCAGGTCACCTTCCTGGGCCCGTTGTCCCCGCTGACCGCGGCCGTCGTCGGCTGGGCCGCCCTCGGGCAGGCGCTGACGCCGCTCCAGCTGACGGGCATGGCGCTGGCCTTCGGCGCGACGGTGGCGGGCCAGCTGAGGGCCGGCGGAACTGCCGTACGCACGTTCGCACCGGCGGCAGGCGGGGCTCGCGAGGACCGGCCGAGGACGACAGGTCCGGCGCTCCGGCGGTGA
- a CDS encoding MarR family winged helix-turn-helix transcriptional regulator, which produces MSSPQPPRKDPVDAIIDQWATVRPDLDTGAMEVFGRISRLARAMGDRMEKAYSALGIGRGEFDVLATLRRSGEPYTLSPRELSATLMLTTGGMTGRLDKLERAALLRRSPDPHDRRGLQVTLTEKGLELVDQAVGAGLATQTEALTAALDTERVRQLAELLRELLLTTETPGS; this is translated from the coding sequence ATGAGCAGCCCGCAGCCCCCGCGCAAGGACCCGGTCGACGCGATCATCGATCAGTGGGCGACGGTCCGCCCCGACCTCGACACCGGCGCCATGGAGGTCTTCGGCCGGATCTCCCGGCTCGCGCGCGCGATGGGCGACCGCATGGAGAAGGCGTACTCGGCTCTCGGCATCGGACGCGGCGAGTTCGACGTACTCGCCACGCTGCGCCGCTCCGGCGAGCCCTACACCCTCTCACCCCGCGAGCTGTCGGCGACGCTCATGCTCACCACCGGGGGCATGACCGGCCGCCTCGACAAGCTGGAGCGGGCCGCGCTGCTGCGCCGCTCCCCCGATCCGCACGACCGGCGGGGCCTCCAGGTGACGCTGACCGAGAAGGGGCTGGAGCTCGTCGACCAGGCGGTCGGCGCGGGCCTCGCCACCCAGACCGAGGCCCTGACCGCCGCCCTGGACACCGAACGGGTCCGTCAACTGGCCGAGCTGCTGCGAGAGTTGCTGCTGACGACGGAGACCCCCGGGAGTTGA
- the malQ gene encoding 4-alpha-glucanotransferase — protein MTAPPGEELARLAALHGVATSYQPSPDRTVTASAGAVTRALAALGVDAGTPKAVRAALAARERELRERLLPPTVVCWRGSPCEALTALPRGTALRVETEQGECRDSVERLPLGVHLLTASAPDGRTGRAHLVVAPPRLPTPSGRSYGLLVQLYSLLSRRSWGMGDLGDLGELTAWAGRALGAGFVQVNPLHAAVPGTPTDPSPYRPSSRRFPDPVHLRVEDVPEFAYLQDAGDPRSALLERAGRLREAVLEKGELIDRDAVWELKREALELVARVPLGPGRRAAYCDFLAEQGQALEDHATWCALAEVHGSQWRRWPAGLQDPRSAETTRARGELMDRVDFHSRLAWLTDAQLTAAQRAAREAGMPVGIVHDLAVGVHPEGADAWAQQEYFAAGMSVGAPPDAFNARGQDWGLPPWRPDRLAASGYAPYRRLLQALFRYAGALRIDHVMGLFRLWWVPQGEPPTEGAYVRYDAEAMLAVLVLEASRAGSVVIGEDLGTVEPGVRETLRERGVLGTSVLWFERDWDGDGRPLPPDRWRDDCLATATTHDLPSTAARLTGDHVELRDRLGLATRPVEEERAEAANDTAEWLATLTRLGLLAGTGGSDLSSEEAEVQAVHRFLLRTPARMIGVWLPDGVGDRRPQNLPGTWDQYPNWRLPIADAAGRPVTLEELAASPRLRALIEVLREEQDPPGAAPGDKHGPPPLGTPPAEA, from the coding sequence GCCGTACGTGCCGCGCTCGCCGCCCGGGAACGGGAGCTGCGCGAGCGGCTGCTGCCGCCGACGGTGGTGTGCTGGCGCGGAAGCCCCTGCGAAGCGCTCACCGCCCTCCCCCGGGGCACCGCCCTGCGGGTGGAGACCGAGCAGGGCGAGTGCCGCGACTCCGTCGAGCGACTCCCGCTGGGAGTACACCTCTTGACGGCCAGCGCGCCCGACGGGCGGACCGGCCGCGCCCATCTCGTCGTCGCGCCGCCCCGCCTCCCCACGCCTTCGGGACGCTCGTACGGACTCCTCGTCCAGCTGTACTCCCTGCTCTCCCGGCGCTCCTGGGGCATGGGCGACCTCGGTGACCTCGGCGAGCTGACCGCCTGGGCCGGTCGGGCGCTCGGCGCCGGGTTCGTGCAGGTCAACCCCTTGCACGCGGCCGTACCGGGCACGCCGACCGACCCCTCCCCGTACCGTCCCTCCTCGCGCCGCTTCCCCGATCCGGTGCATCTGCGGGTCGAGGACGTCCCCGAGTTCGCGTACCTCCAGGACGCCGGGGATCCGCGTTCCGCGTTGCTCGAACGCGCCGGACGACTGCGCGAAGCCGTCCTGGAAAAGGGCGAGTTGATCGACCGGGACGCCGTGTGGGAACTGAAGCGCGAGGCGCTGGAGCTGGTCGCCCGGGTACCGCTCGGGCCCGGCCGGCGCGCCGCCTACTGCGACTTCCTCGCCGAACAGGGTCAGGCCCTGGAGGACCACGCCACCTGGTGTGCGCTCGCCGAGGTGCACGGATCGCAGTGGCGGCGGTGGCCGGCCGGGCTTCAGGACCCGCGCTCCGCCGAGACCACCCGCGCCCGCGGCGAGTTGATGGACCGCGTCGACTTCCACTCCCGCCTCGCCTGGCTCACCGACGCCCAGCTCACCGCCGCCCAGCGCGCGGCGCGGGAGGCGGGCATGCCGGTCGGGATCGTGCACGACCTGGCGGTCGGCGTGCATCCCGAGGGCGCCGACGCGTGGGCGCAGCAGGAGTACTTCGCCGCCGGCATGTCGGTCGGCGCACCGCCCGACGCCTTCAACGCGCGCGGCCAGGACTGGGGCCTGCCGCCCTGGCGTCCGGACCGGCTGGCCGCCTCCGGGTACGCGCCCTACCGACGGCTCCTCCAGGCACTCTTCCGGTACGCAGGCGCCCTGCGCATCGACCACGTCATGGGCCTGTTCCGCCTGTGGTGGGTCCCCCAGGGCGAGCCGCCGACCGAGGGCGCGTACGTCCGCTACGACGCCGAGGCCATGCTCGCGGTCCTGGTACTGGAGGCCTCCCGGGCCGGTTCGGTGGTGATCGGCGAGGATCTCGGCACCGTCGAGCCGGGTGTGCGCGAGACGCTGCGCGAACGGGGGGTGCTGGGTACGTCCGTACTGTGGTTCGAACGGGACTGGGACGGCGACGGGCGCCCCCTTCCCCCCGACCGCTGGCGCGACGACTGCCTGGCCACCGCCACCACGCACGACCTGCCGTCCACCGCCGCCCGGCTCACCGGCGACCACGTCGAACTCCGGGACCGGCTGGGCCTCGCGACCCGCCCGGTCGAGGAGGAGCGCGCGGAGGCGGCCAACGACACGGCGGAGTGGCTGGCCACACTCACCCGTCTCGGACTTCTGGCCGGCACCGGCGGCAGCGACCTCTCCTCGGAGGAGGCCGAGGTCCAGGCCGTCCACCGCTTCCTGCTGCGCACCCCCGCCCGCATGATCGGCGTCTGGCTCCCGGACGGCGTCGGCGACCGCCGCCCGCAGAACCTTCCCGGCACCTGGGACCAGTATCCGAACTGGCGACTGCCGATCGCGGACGCGGCGGGCCGCCCGGTGACCTTGGAGGAGCTGGCCGCCTCGCCGAGGCTGCGGGCGCTGATCGAGGTGCTACGGGAGGAGCAGGACCCTCCCGGTGCTGCCCCCGGGGACAAGCACGGCCCGCCGCCCTTGGGGACTCCCCCTGCGGAAGCCTGA